A genomic segment from Streptomyces sp. NBC_01233 encodes:
- a CDS encoding DAK2 domain-containing protein, whose amino-acid sequence MPHEQPQTLDAEAVRTWSSLALAALGRAREDIDAINVYPVADADTGTNLYLTAESADRALDDAFAKVTEGTAPASLAHAVRAWAHGALVGARGNSGTILAQLLRGVADVLGGEPEASAPGATGPEVAVPGGGGPEERGAGVLLARALTRAAEEAYTAVSHPVEGTMLTVARAAARAGEAAAAGTAADVSRAAYDGARAALAETPGQLAALGRAGVVDAGGCGLVAVLGALWQALSGQEPAAEPVRGRAVPVPQTSDPCGQEEDGPAYEVIYLLEASEAAVGELRERLDGLGDSLVVVGGDGLWNVHVHVDDPGAAVEAGVVAGRPYRIRITHFGDERRRARGERAQRAVVAVVPGEGLAGLCGEAGATAVLVRSGEVPAAPELLDAIRRAHAREVVLLPGGAELRAAAAAAAEQARAEGVRVAVIPTRSAVQGLAALAVHDPDGSFDEDVVAMTAAAGATRYGELAVAERQSFTSAGICQAGDVLGLIDGDVAVIGSGLAETAEAVLERMLGSGGELVTLVLGPEVPDAVAERLEAYVQHGHLAVDTVTYRGGRYSAPLLIGVE is encoded by the coding sequence GTGCCGCACGAGCAGCCGCAGACCCTCGACGCCGAAGCGGTGCGCACCTGGAGCTCGCTGGCCCTGGCCGCACTGGGCCGGGCCCGCGAGGACATCGACGCGATCAACGTCTACCCGGTCGCCGACGCGGACACCGGCACCAACCTCTACCTCACCGCCGAATCGGCCGACCGCGCGCTGGACGACGCCTTCGCGAAGGTGACCGAGGGCACAGCGCCGGCCTCCCTGGCCCACGCCGTACGGGCCTGGGCGCACGGCGCCCTCGTCGGCGCCCGGGGGAACTCCGGGACGATCCTGGCGCAGCTGCTGCGCGGAGTGGCCGACGTACTCGGCGGCGAACCCGAGGCGAGCGCGCCCGGGGCCACCGGACCCGAGGTGGCCGTGCCCGGGGGCGGCGGGCCCGAGGAGCGCGGCGCCGGTGTGCTGCTGGCCCGGGCGCTGACCCGGGCCGCGGAGGAGGCGTACACGGCCGTCTCGCACCCGGTGGAGGGCACCATGCTCACCGTCGCCCGCGCCGCGGCGCGGGCCGGCGAGGCCGCCGCCGCCGGGACCGCCGCGGACGTGTCCCGCGCCGCCTACGACGGGGCCCGCGCCGCCCTGGCCGAGACCCCCGGGCAGCTCGCCGCACTCGGCCGGGCCGGAGTGGTCGACGCCGGGGGGTGCGGGCTGGTCGCCGTACTCGGGGCCCTGTGGCAGGCCCTGTCCGGCCAGGAACCGGCCGCCGAACCCGTGCGCGGCCGCGCGGTGCCCGTGCCGCAGACCTCGGACCCCTGCGGGCAGGAGGAGGACGGGCCCGCGTACGAGGTGATCTATCTGCTGGAGGCCTCCGAGGCGGCGGTCGGGGAACTGCGCGAACGGCTCGACGGGCTCGGCGACTCCCTGGTCGTGGTCGGCGGCGACGGGCTGTGGAACGTCCACGTGCACGTCGACGACCCCGGCGCGGCCGTGGAGGCCGGGGTCGTCGCCGGGCGGCCCTACCGGATACGGATCACGCATTTCGGGGACGAGCGGCGCCGGGCCCGGGGCGAGCGCGCCCAGCGGGCCGTGGTCGCCGTGGTCCCCGGCGAGGGACTGGCCGGGCTGTGCGGGGAGGCGGGAGCAACCGCCGTGCTCGTGCGCTCCGGGGAGGTCCCCGCCGCCCCCGAACTGCTCGACGCCATCCGCCGCGCCCACGCCCGCGAGGTGGTCCTGCTGCCGGGCGGCGCCGAGCTGCGCGCCGCCGCGGCCGCGGCGGCCGAACAGGCCCGCGCCGAAGGCGTACGGGTGGCCGTGATCCCCACCCGCTCCGCGGTCCAGGGGCTGGCCGCCCTCGCCGTGCACGACCCGGACGGCAGCTTCGACGAGGACGTGGTCGCCATGACGGCGGCGGCCGGCGCCACCCGGTACGGGGAGCTGGCCGTCGCCGAACGGCAGTCCTTCACCTCCGCCGGCATCTGCCAGGCCGGCGACGTGCTCGGTCTCATCGACGGGGACGTCGCCGTGATCGGCTCGGGCCTGGCCGAGACCGCCGAGGCGGTCCTGGAACGGATGCTCGGCTCCGGCGGCGAACTCGTCACCCTGGTGCTCGGACCCGAGGTGCCGGACGCGGTCGCCGAGCGCCTGGAGGCGTACGTCCAGCACGGCCACCTGGCCGTGGACACCGTGACCTACCGGGGCGGCCGGTACTCGGCGCCGCTCCTCATCGGGGTGGAATAG
- the recG gene encoding ATP-dependent DNA helicase RecG has translation MEHVPALDEDLKKTLGPATAKVLAEQLGLHTALDLLHHYPRRYAERGELTSLAELADQIDEHVTVVAQVADARILTFNGGRGKRLEVTITDGSGRLQLVFFGAGVHKPHKELLPGSRAMFAGKVSKFNHKLQLAHPAYEPLGADASDRDAASAFANQLIPIYPACAKLESWKIAKCVDAVLPSAQEAVDPLPPALREGRGLVPLTEALLKIHRPATKADIEDARQRLKWDEAFVLQVALARRRHADSQLPSVPRRPTPGGLLDSFDAKLPFTLTEGQVGVSKEIFDDLATSHPMHRLLQGEVGSGKTMVALRAMLAVVDSGGQAAMLAPTEVLAQQHHRSIVEMMGELAEAGMLGGSDQGTKVVLLTGSMGMPARRQALLDLVTGEAGIVIGTHALIEDKVQFHDLGLVVVDEQHRFGVEQRDALRSKGKQPPHLLVMTATPIPRTVAMTVFGDLETSVLDQLPAGRSPIATHVVPAKDKPHFLARAWERVREEVENGHQAYVVCPRIGDGEDEPKKKKAAEEDGDKRPPLAVLEIAEQLTRGPLAGLSVEVLHGRMDPADKDDVMRRFAAGEVKVLVATTVIEVGVNVPNSTVMVIMDADRFGVSQLHQLRGRVGRGSAPGLCLLVSEMHEASPARARLAAVAATLDGFELSRIDLEQRREGDVLGQAQSGVRSSLRMLAVIEDEEVIAQAREEATRVVADDPALERLPGLRTALDALLDTEREQYLEKG, from the coding sequence ATGGAACACGTGCCCGCGCTCGACGAAGACCTCAAGAAGACGCTCGGACCCGCCACCGCCAAGGTGCTGGCCGAGCAGCTCGGCCTGCACACGGCCCTGGACCTGCTCCACCACTACCCGCGGCGGTACGCCGAGCGCGGTGAGCTGACCTCGCTGGCCGAGCTCGCCGACCAGATCGACGAGCACGTGACCGTCGTCGCGCAGGTCGCGGACGCCCGGATCCTGACCTTCAACGGCGGCCGGGGCAAGCGCCTCGAAGTGACCATCACCGACGGCAGCGGCCGGCTCCAGCTGGTCTTCTTCGGTGCGGGCGTCCACAAGCCGCACAAGGAGCTGCTGCCCGGCAGTCGCGCGATGTTCGCCGGCAAGGTCTCCAAGTTCAACCACAAGCTCCAGCTCGCGCACCCCGCGTACGAGCCGCTCGGCGCGGACGCCTCCGACCGGGACGCCGCCAGCGCCTTCGCCAACCAGCTCATCCCGATCTACCCGGCCTGCGCGAAGCTGGAGTCCTGGAAGATCGCCAAATGCGTGGACGCGGTGCTGCCCAGCGCGCAGGAGGCCGTGGACCCGCTGCCGCCCGCCCTGCGCGAGGGCCGAGGGCTGGTCCCGCTCACCGAGGCCCTGCTGAAGATCCACCGGCCGGCCACCAAGGCCGACATCGAGGACGCCCGCCAGCGCCTGAAGTGGGACGAGGCCTTCGTCCTCCAGGTCGCCCTGGCCCGCCGCCGCCACGCCGACTCCCAGCTCCCGTCCGTTCCGCGCCGCCCCACCCCCGGCGGCCTCCTCGACTCCTTCGACGCGAAGCTCCCCTTCACCCTCACCGAGGGCCAGGTGGGCGTCTCGAAGGAGATCTTCGACGACCTGGCCACCAGCCACCCCATGCACCGCCTCCTCCAGGGCGAGGTCGGAAGCGGTAAGACGATGGTGGCCCTGCGGGCCATGCTCGCCGTCGTGGACTCCGGCGGGCAGGCGGCGATGCTCGCGCCCACCGAGGTGCTCGCGCAGCAGCACCACCGCTCCATCGTCGAGATGATGGGCGAACTGGCCGAGGCAGGCATGCTCGGCGGCTCCGACCAGGGCACGAAGGTGGTGCTCCTCACCGGGTCGATGGGGATGCCCGCGCGCCGGCAGGCCCTGCTCGACCTGGTCACCGGTGAGGCCGGGATCGTGATCGGCACGCACGCGCTGATCGAGGACAAGGTGCAGTTCCACGACCTCGGGCTGGTGGTCGTGGACGAACAGCACCGCTTCGGCGTCGAGCAGCGCGACGCCCTCAGGTCCAAGGGGAAGCAGCCCCCGCACCTGCTGGTGATGACCGCCACCCCGATCCCGCGCACGGTCGCCATGACCGTCTTCGGCGACCTGGAGACCTCCGTCCTCGACCAGCTGCCCGCCGGGCGCTCGCCGATCGCCACCCACGTGGTGCCCGCCAAGGACAAGCCGCACTTCCTCGCCCGGGCCTGGGAACGGGTCCGCGAGGAAGTGGAGAACGGCCACCAGGCGTACGTGGTGTGCCCCCGCATCGGCGACGGCGAGGACGAGCCCAAGAAGAAGAAGGCGGCCGAGGAGGACGGGGACAAGCGGCCCCCGCTGGCCGTCCTGGAGATCGCCGAGCAGCTGACGCGCGGCCCGCTCGCCGGGCTGTCCGTGGAGGTCCTGCACGGCCGGATGGACCCGGCCGACAAGGACGACGTCATGCGGCGCTTCGCCGCGGGCGAGGTCAAGGTGCTCGTCGCCACCACCGTCATCGAGGTCGGTGTGAACGTCCCGAACTCCACCGTCATGGTGATCATGGACGCGGACCGGTTCGGCGTCTCCCAGCTCCACCAGCTGCGCGGGCGCGTCGGCCGCGGCTCCGCGCCCGGCCTGTGCCTGCTGGTCAGCGAGATGCACGAGGCCAGCCCCGCCCGGGCCCGGCTGGCCGCCGTCGCCGCCACCCTCGACGGCTTCGAGCTCTCCCGGATCGACCTGGAGCAGCGCCGCGAGGGCGACGTGCTGGGCCAGGCCCAGTCGGGCGTGCGCTCCTCGCTGCGCATGCTCGCGGTCATCGAGGACGAGGAGGTCATCGCCCAGGCTCGGGAGGAGGCCACCCGCGTCGTCGCCGACGACCCCGCGCTGGAGCGGCTGCCCGGCCTGCGGACCGCGCTGGACGCCCTGCTCGACACCGAGCGCGAGCAGTACCTGGAGAAGGGATGA
- the rsmD gene encoding 16S rRNA (guanine(966)-N(2))-methyltransferase RsmD: protein MTRVIAGSAGGRRLAVPPGTGTRPTSDRMREGLFSTWESLHGVEGARVLDLYGGSGAVGLEALSRGAAHTLLVEADAKAAKAIRDNIKTLGLPGAEFRAGKAEQIVAARAGGDPYDIVFLDPPYAVDSDDLREILLTLRSNGWLTDDALATVERSTRSGAFPWPEGFEPLRSRKYGEGTLWYGRAAFTSEDS, encoded by the coding sequence ATGACCCGCGTGATCGCCGGCAGCGCCGGCGGGCGACGGCTGGCCGTGCCCCCCGGCACCGGCACCCGGCCGACCTCGGACCGGATGCGCGAAGGCCTGTTCTCCACCTGGGAGTCGCTGCACGGCGTCGAAGGGGCCCGGGTGCTCGACCTGTACGGCGGCTCCGGCGCCGTCGGCCTGGAGGCCCTCTCCCGCGGCGCGGCCCACACCCTGCTCGTGGAGGCGGACGCCAAGGCCGCCAAGGCGATCCGGGACAACATCAAGACGCTGGGCCTGCCCGGTGCGGAGTTCCGGGCGGGCAAGGCCGAGCAGATCGTGGCGGCCCGGGCGGGCGGGGACCCGTACGACATCGTCTTCCTGGACCCGCCGTACGCCGTGGACAGCGACGATCTCCGGGAGATCCTCCTCACACTCCGGTCCAATGGCTGGCTCACGGACGATGCGCTCGCCACCGTGGAGCGCAGCACCAGGAGCGGCGCCTTCCCGTGGCCCGAGGGCTTCGAGCCGCTCCGGTCGCGCAAGTACGGCGAGGGCACCCTTTGGTACGGCCGCGCCGCCTTCACCAGCGAAGACTCATGA
- the coaD gene encoding pantetheine-phosphate adenylyltransferase, whose translation MRRAVCPGSFDPITNGHLDIIGRASRLYDVVHVAVMINQSKQGLFTVEERIELIREATADYGNIQVESFHGLLVDFCKQRDIPAIVKGLRAVSDFDYELQMAQMNMGLSGVETLFVPTNPTYSFLSSSLVKEVAAWGGDVAHLLPAHVHTALLERLRNR comes from the coding sequence TTGCGCCGCGCCGTCTGTCCGGGGTCCTTCGACCCCATCACCAACGGACACCTCGACATCATCGGACGCGCCTCCAGGCTCTACGACGTCGTGCACGTCGCCGTGATGATCAACCAGTCGAAGCAGGGACTCTTCACCGTCGAGGAGCGGATCGAGCTGATCCGCGAGGCGACGGCCGACTACGGCAACATCCAGGTCGAGTCCTTCCACGGGCTGCTCGTCGACTTCTGCAAGCAGCGGGACATCCCGGCCATCGTCAAGGGACTGCGCGCGGTCAGCGACTTCGACTACGAGCTCCAGATGGCCCAGATGAACATGGGCCTGTCGGGCGTCGAGACGCTGTTCGTGCCGACCAACCCCACCTACAGCTTCCTGTCCTCCTCGCTGGTCAAGGAGGTCGCGGCCTGGGGCGGCGACGTCGCCCACCTGCTGCCGGCGCACGTGCACACGGCCCTCCTGGAGCGGCTGCGCAACCGCTGA
- a CDS encoding cell division initiation protein translates to MDVQKKLDEIVAAVGGARSMPMSASCVINRAELLAQLEEVRQALPGSLAQAQELIGGREQMVEEARREAERIIDAAHNQRGSLISDTEIARRSQAEADRILEEARREAEEIRAEADDYVDSKLANFEVVLSKTIGSVDRGREKLLGRGPGLDEQGYRDPDYDEAPERSHDPETQRQQADAYVDTKLATFEAVLSKTLEAVGRGRQKLLGRVPSDDLGVHMAAQDAAGGQQSRSASDADFLAGLAEPEPLHVQAPIPAQADPVYDSYSYQQPAAQQQDAYAYQDPYGGYQQQPDPYAAYQQQPDPYAAYQQQPQAQQPSLDETSLFDTSMINLDQLRQYEQGR, encoded by the coding sequence ATGGACGTGCAGAAGAAGCTCGACGAGATCGTCGCGGCCGTCGGCGGCGCCCGGTCCATGCCCATGTCGGCCTCCTGCGTGATCAACCGCGCCGAGCTGCTCGCCCAGCTCGAAGAGGTCCGCCAGGCGCTCCCCGGCTCGCTCGCGCAGGCTCAGGAGCTCATCGGCGGCCGGGAGCAGATGGTCGAGGAGGCCCGCCGGGAGGCGGAGCGGATCATCGACGCCGCCCACAACCAGCGCGGTTCGCTGATCTCCGACACCGAGATCGCGCGCCGTTCGCAGGCGGAGGCGGACCGGATCCTCGAAGAGGCCCGCCGGGAGGCCGAGGAGATCCGCGCCGAGGCCGACGACTACGTCGACAGCAAGCTCGCGAACTTCGAGGTCGTGCTGTCCAAGACCATCGGTTCGGTGGACCGGGGCCGGGAGAAGCTGCTGGGCCGCGGCCCGGGCCTGGACGAGCAGGGCTACCGGGACCCCGACTACGACGAGGCGCCCGAGCGCAGCCACGACCCCGAGACGCAGCGGCAGCAGGCGGACGCGTACGTGGACACCAAGCTGGCGACCTTCGAGGCGGTGCTCTCCAAGACCCTGGAGGCCGTGGGCCGCGGCCGCCAGAAGCTGCTGGGCCGGGTCCCGTCGGACGACCTGGGCGTGCACATGGCCGCCCAGGACGCGGCGGGTGGCCAGCAGTCCCGCTCCGCGAGCGACGCGGACTTCCTGGCGGGCCTGGCGGAACCGGAGCCCCTCCACGTGCAGGCGCCGATCCCGGCGCAGGCGGATCCCGTGTACGACTCGTACTCCTACCAGCAGCCGGCCGCGCAGCAGCAGGACGCCTACGCCTACCAGGATCCGTACGGCGGCTACCAGCAGCAGCCGGACCCGTACGCGGCCTACCAGCAGCAGCCCGACCCCTATGCCGCGTACCAGCAGCAGCCGCAGGCCCAGCAGCCCTCGCTCGACGAGACCAGCCTCTTCGACACGAGCATGATCAACCTGGACCAGCTGCGCCAGTACGAACAGGGGCGCTAG
- a CDS encoding YceD family protein: MKAGTALNTRLDHRNPLVFDTHELGRRPGAMQRLSREIAAPADFGLVGVIGVPEGAPVKLNLRLESVMEGVLVTGTARASAVGECVRCLESVERELKADFQEMFSYPDADDRSRSKAEPADDAEDDEDTLFLEDGLFDLEPVLRDVVVLALPMQPVCREDCLGLCPDCGLSLNDDPDHHHDAVDIRWAALQGLVVTDQDGEKDNMSGTASDGVQGAAEKQEK; the protein is encoded by the coding sequence GTGAAAGCAGGAACGGCCCTGAATACCCGCCTCGACCACCGCAACCCCCTCGTGTTCGACACGCACGAGCTGGGTCGGCGTCCTGGTGCCATGCAGCGGCTGTCCCGTGAGATCGCGGCACCGGCGGACTTCGGTCTCGTCGGCGTCATCGGAGTGCCGGAAGGCGCCCCGGTGAAGCTCAACCTCCGCCTGGAGTCGGTCATGGAAGGGGTGCTTGTCACAGGCACCGCCCGTGCGTCGGCCGTGGGGGAGTGCGTAAGGTGTCTGGAGTCCGTCGAGCGCGAGCTCAAGGCGGACTTCCAGGAGATGTTCTCGTACCCTGACGCCGACGACCGGAGCCGCTCCAAGGCGGAACCGGCCGACGACGCCGAGGACGACGAGGACACGCTCTTCCTCGAGGACGGTTTGTTCGACCTCGAACCCGTGCTGCGGGATGTGGTGGTGCTCGCACTGCCCATGCAGCCGGTGTGCCGGGAGGACTGTCTCGGACTGTGCCCCGATTGCGGGCTCAGCCTGAACGACGACCCGGACCACCACCATGACGCCGTCGACATCCGTTGGGCGGCATTGCAAGGACTCGTCGTGACCGATCAGGACGGCGAGAAGGACAACATGAGCGGCACTGCCTCTGACGGAGTTCAGGGCGCCGCCGAGAAGCAGGAGAAGTAG
- the rpmF gene encoding 50S ribosomal protein L32, with protein MAVPKRKMSRSNTRHRRSQWKAAVPTLVSCERCQEPKLQHIACPSCGTYNKRQVLEV; from the coding sequence GTGGCTGTTCCGAAGCGGAAGATGTCGCGCAGCAACACGCGCCACCGCCGGTCGCAGTGGAAGGCTGCGGTCCCCACCCTGGTTTCGTGTGAGCGTTGCCAGGAGCCGAAGCTCCAGCACATTGCGTGCCCGAGCTGCGGCACCTACAACAAGCGCCAGGTCCTCGAGGTCTGA
- the rnc gene encoding ribonuclease III, producing MSELSNAEKQADSNNAASSHTLLEGRLGYQLESALLVRALTHRSYAYENGGLPTNERLEFLGDSVLGLVVTDTLYTTHPDLPEGQLAKLRAAVVNSRALAEVGRGLELGSFIRLGRGEEGTGGRDKASILADTLEAVIGAVYLDQGLDAASELVHRLFDPLIEKSSNLGAGLDWKTSLQELTAAEGLGVPEYLVTETGPDHEKTFTAAARVGGVSYGTGTGRSKKEAEQQAAESAWRGIRTAADERIAAAAVAAAAPAEVPASAGSEDGGVPTPAEPAPDA from the coding sequence ATGTCTGAGCTGTCCAACGCTGAGAAGCAGGCAGACAGTAACAACGCGGCCTCGTCCCACACGCTTCTGGAAGGGCGGCTCGGGTATCAACTCGAGTCCGCCCTTCTGGTGCGTGCACTGACCCACCGCTCGTACGCGTACGAGAACGGCGGTCTGCCCACCAACGAACGGCTGGAGTTCCTCGGGGACTCCGTGCTGGGCCTGGTGGTCACGGACACGCTGTACACGACCCACCCCGATCTCCCCGAAGGCCAGCTGGCCAAGCTTCGGGCCGCGGTGGTCAACTCGCGCGCACTGGCGGAGGTCGGGCGCGGCCTCGAACTCGGCTCCTTCATCCGGCTCGGCCGGGGCGAAGAGGGCACGGGCGGCCGGGACAAGGCCTCCATCCTCGCCGACACCCTTGAAGCGGTGATCGGCGCGGTCTACCTCGATCAGGGCCTCGACGCGGCCTCGGAGCTGGTCCACCGGCTCTTCGACCCGCTCATCGAGAAGTCCTCGAACCTCGGGGCCGGCCTGGACTGGAAGACCAGCCTCCAGGAGCTCACGGCGGCCGAAGGTCTTGGCGTACCGGAATATCTGGTCACCGAGACCGGTCCGGACCACGAGAAGACCTTCACCGCTGCCGCCCGCGTCGGTGGTGTCTCGTACGGCACCGGCACCGGCCGCAGCAAGAAGGAAGCGGAACAGCAGGCTGCGGAGTCCGCATGGCGCGGAATCCGCACCGCGGCGGACGAGCGGATCGCGGCGGCCGCCGTGGCCGCCGCCGCTCCGGCCGAGGTCCCGGCTTCGGCCGGGTCCGAGGACGGCGGGGTACCGACGCCCGCCGAACCGGCGCCGGACGCCTGA
- the mutM gene encoding bifunctional DNA-formamidopyrimidine glycosylase/DNA-(apurinic or apyrimidinic site) lyase: protein MPELPEVEVVRRGLERWVAGRTVEAVEVLHPRAVRRHPGGGADFAARLRGETFGVPQRRGKYLWLPLEGRDLSVLGHLGMSGQLLVQPQDAPDEKHLRIRVRFTDCDSGSAAGAAGTELRFVDQRTFGGLSLHDNTADGLPDVIAHIARDPLDPLFDEGAYHLALRAKRTTVKRALLDQSLISGVGNIYADEALWRAKLHYERPTANLTRPRSAELLGHVRDVMNAALAVGGTSFDSLYVNVNGESGYFDRSLDAYGREDEPCRRCGTPMRRRPWTNRSSYFCPRCQRPPRAAS, encoded by the coding sequence GTGCCCGAGCTGCCCGAAGTCGAAGTCGTGCGGCGGGGGCTGGAGCGCTGGGTGGCCGGGCGGACCGTCGAGGCCGTCGAGGTCCTGCACCCGCGGGCGGTACGGCGCCATCCGGGCGGCGGGGCCGACTTCGCGGCGCGGCTGCGCGGCGAGACCTTCGGAGTGCCGCAGCGGCGCGGGAAGTACCTGTGGCTGCCGCTGGAGGGACGGGACCTGTCCGTGCTCGGGCACCTGGGGATGAGCGGGCAGCTGCTCGTGCAGCCGCAGGACGCCCCCGACGAGAAGCACTTGCGGATCCGGGTGCGGTTCACTGATTGCGACAGCGGCTCCGCCGCGGGCGCCGCCGGGACCGAGCTGCGCTTCGTGGACCAGCGGACCTTCGGCGGGCTCTCGCTGCACGACAACACGGCCGACGGGCTGCCGGACGTCATCGCGCACATCGCCCGGGACCCGCTCGACCCCCTCTTCGACGAGGGGGCGTACCACCTCGCACTGCGCGCCAAGCGGACCACCGTCAAGCGGGCGCTGCTCGACCAGTCCCTGATCAGTGGGGTCGGCAACATCTACGCGGACGAGGCGCTGTGGCGCGCCAAGCTGCATTACGAGCGCCCCACCGCCAACCTCACGCGTCCCCGGAGCGCGGAACTCCTCGGCCATGTCCGGGACGTCATGAACGCGGCCCTCGCCGTCGGCGGCACCAGCTTCGACAGCCTGTACGTGAACGTGAACGGCGAGTCGGGGTACTTCGACCGCTCGCTCGACGCCTACGGGCGCGAGGACGAGCCTTGTCGCCGCTGCGGTACGCCGATGCGCCGGCGCCCCTGGACGAACAGGTCGAGCTACTTCTGCCCGCGCTGTCAGCGGCCGCCGCGCGCGGCGTCGTAG
- a CDS encoding winged helix-turn-helix transcriptional regulator: METPVRTEAADTDQPFDVFARACPSRETLEHVTGRWGSLTVGALREGPCRFNELRRRVEGVSEKMLSQTLHALERDGIVHREAQPTNPPRVDYELTPLGIEVADRLLSLIHCLEGNMPAVLTARTSYDAARGGR; this comes from the coding sequence ATGGAGACCCCAGTCCGCACAGAAGCCGCCGACACCGATCAGCCGTTCGACGTGTTCGCGCGTGCCTGCCCGTCCCGCGAGACCCTGGAACACGTCACCGGCCGCTGGGGCAGCCTCACCGTGGGCGCCCTGCGCGAAGGCCCGTGCCGTTTCAACGAACTGCGCCGCCGGGTGGAGGGCGTGAGCGAAAAAATGCTCTCCCAGACCCTGCACGCGCTGGAGCGCGACGGCATAGTCCACCGCGAGGCCCAGCCGACGAATCCGCCACGCGTCGACTACGAGCTGACCCCGCTCGGCATCGAGGTCGCGGATCGGCTGCTCTCGCTCATCCACTGCCTCGAGGGCAACATGCCGGCGGTGCTCACCGCCCGGACGTCCTACGACGCCGCGCGCGGCGGCCGCTGA
- a CDS encoding flavodoxin family protein has protein sequence MCGGGSLPRERITLSGIAHTPVVSIAYHSGYGHTAVVAEAVRSGAVDAGATVHLIKVDEIDDAQWELLDASDAIVFGSPTYMGTASGAFHVFAEATSKRWFGDVWQNKVAAGFTNSASKSGDKLHTLQFFQILAAQHGMSWVNLGLKPGWNSSTASENDLNRLGVFAGAAAQSNSDEGADAVHKADIATAEHLGRRVAEQTRIVIAGRAALAAAGA, from the coding sequence ATGTGCGGGGGAGGGAGTCTTCCGAGGGAGAGAATCACCTTGTCCGGTATCGCGCACACCCCCGTCGTCTCGATCGCCTACCACTCCGGCTACGGCCACACCGCCGTGGTCGCCGAGGCGGTCCGCAGCGGCGCCGTCGACGCCGGGGCGACCGTCCACCTGATCAAGGTCGACGAGATCGACGACGCGCAGTGGGAGCTGCTCGACGCGTCCGACGCGATCGTCTTCGGCTCCCCGACCTACATGGGCACCGCCTCCGGCGCCTTCCACGTGTTCGCGGAAGCCACCTCGAAGCGCTGGTTCGGCGACGTCTGGCAGAACAAGGTGGCCGCCGGCTTCACGAACTCCGCCTCCAAGAGCGGCGACAAGCTGCACACCCTGCAGTTCTTCCAGATCCTCGCCGCCCAGCACGGCATGAGCTGGGTCAACCTGGGCCTGAAGCCGGGCTGGAACAGCAGCACCGCCTCCGAGAACGACCTCAACCGCCTCGGCGTCTTCGCCGGCGCCGCCGCCCAGAGCAACTCCGACGAGGGTGCGGACGCCGTCCACAAGGCCGACATTGCGACCGCCGAGCACCTGGGCCGCCGCGTCGCCGAGCAGACGCGCATCGTCATCGCGGGCCGCGCGGCCCTGGCCGCGGCCGGGGCCTGA